A window from Gemmatimonadaceae bacterium encodes these proteins:
- a CDS encoding sugar transferase, whose translation MKRAVDLVAAALGLLLIWPVFAVVAVAIAFDSSGPVFFRQERVGAGGRLFRIWKFRTMVTNAERSGGQLTVGDDPRITRVGRWLRRTKLDELPQLLNVLCGEMCLVGPRPEVPRYVSFYGAAERRVLSLTPGITDPASLAYFDEQKQLAAEAEPERVYVERIMPAKIRLNLAYAERASMWSDLHVIGATLWRTMKSTGSGTSAGVLVDSAHHS comes from the coding sequence ATGAAGCGCGCGGTCGATCTGGTAGCGGCTGCACTCGGCTTGCTACTGATATGGCCCGTATTCGCAGTCGTGGCGGTCGCCATCGCTTTCGACAGCTCCGGACCGGTGTTTTTCCGTCAGGAGCGCGTCGGCGCGGGCGGCCGCCTGTTTCGCATCTGGAAGTTCCGCACGATGGTCACCAACGCGGAACGGAGCGGTGGGCAGCTCACCGTCGGAGACGACCCGCGTATCACGCGAGTTGGACGCTGGTTGCGGCGCACCAAACTCGACGAATTGCCGCAGCTGCTGAACGTGTTGTGTGGGGAGATGTGTCTGGTGGGGCCGCGTCCCGAAGTGCCGAGATACGTCTCGTTCTACGGTGCCGCGGAACGCCGCGTTCTCTCGTTGACGCCTGGCATCACCGATCCGGCGTCGCTGGCGTACTTCGATGAGCAGAAACAACTCGCTGCAGAGGCGGAGCCGGAGCGAGTCTACGTCGAACGAATCATGCCGGCAAAGATCCGCCTGAATCTCGCCTATGCCGAACGAGCGTCGATGTGGAGCGACCTGCATGTGATCGGCGCCACCCTGTGGCGCACCATGAAAAGCACGGGATCCGGCACCAGCGCGGGCGTTCTCGTGGATTCGGCGCACCATTCTTAG
- a CDS encoding KGG domain-containing protein: protein MASTSHVTKSNRGFAAMDTSKQREIASKGGRAAHAQGTAHEFSPDEAREAGRKGGMTVSRDRDHMSLIGRKGGEARGAARRTGPSSNGMSARF, encoded by the coding sequence ATGGCCAGCACCAGTCACGTGACCAAGAGCAATCGGGGCTTCGCGGCAATGGATACGTCGAAGCAGCGCGAGATCGCGAGCAAGGGTGGACGTGCCGCGCACGCGCAGGGAACAGCGCACGAGTTCTCGCCGGACGAGGCCCGCGAAGCGGGACGCAAGGGCGGCATGACGGTGAGCCGCGATCGTGACCACATGTCGTTGATCGGACGGAAGGGCGGCGAAGCACGCGGTGCGGCACGTCGTACCGGACCGTCATCCAACGGGATGTCGGCGCGGTTCTAA
- a CDS encoding polysaccharide biosynthesis protein, producing MRRIVRHCLDARVEFKRLPSMRSLLEGGAKAGVLADVQLEHLLVREPVAFDEERVSRNIGGSAVLITGAGGSVGSELTRQIARAKPGKLVLVDQAESALYFIDLEIRRSHPNIEVVPIVADIANRDSTMRLFEEHRPAHVYHAAAYKHVPLMERNIREAVRNNIWGTLSVAECAAAHGARQFVLISTDKAVRPSSVMGATKRVAERIVLGWPSLVRSDTEFRAVRFGNVLGSDGSVVPLFKKQLAHGGPLTVTHPDVRRYFMTIMEAAQLVLHAAVLPDAAGRITMLDMGAQIRILDLAENLVRLSGMEPHRDIQIVFTGLRPGEKIEEELMSAVEQVVPTSAEKVGIVQSDEVDGAAVQQTVERLLIAANCDDVQASLALLRELVPECVPPLMGIGVATQASAPRTRERVARNVAQSAGIV from the coding sequence ATGCGCCGCATCGTCCGCCATTGTCTCGATGCTCGCGTCGAGTTCAAGCGGCTGCCATCCATGCGCTCCCTACTCGAAGGCGGCGCCAAGGCAGGTGTTTTAGCGGACGTACAGCTCGAACATCTATTGGTGCGTGAGCCGGTAGCGTTCGATGAGGAGCGAGTGTCGCGCAACATCGGCGGCAGCGCGGTGTTGATCACTGGTGCCGGCGGTTCTGTGGGCTCCGAGCTGACGCGCCAGATCGCGCGTGCAAAACCGGGGAAACTCGTTCTCGTGGATCAGGCGGAAAGCGCACTGTATTTCATCGATCTCGAGATCCGGCGGAGCCATCCCAACATCGAGGTGGTGCCGATCGTCGCCGACATTGCGAATCGGGACAGCACAATGCGGTTGTTCGAGGAGCACCGGCCCGCACACGTGTACCATGCGGCCGCCTACAAGCACGTGCCGCTCATGGAGCGCAACATCCGTGAGGCGGTCCGGAACAATATCTGGGGCACACTGTCTGTCGCAGAGTGCGCGGCAGCGCATGGCGCGCGCCAGTTCGTGCTGATTTCCACCGACAAGGCGGTACGACCGTCGAGTGTGATGGGCGCCACCAAGCGCGTCGCGGAACGAATCGTCCTCGGATGGCCGTCGCTCGTGCGGTCCGACACGGAGTTTCGCGCCGTGCGATTCGGCAACGTGCTCGGCAGCGATGGGAGTGTCGTCCCGTTGTTCAAAAAGCAGTTGGCACATGGTGGGCCGCTGACGGTGACGCACCCCGATGTGCGGCGGTATTTCATGACGATCATGGAAGCGGCGCAACTCGTCTTGCACGCCGCTGTGCTGCCGGACGCAGCCGGACGTATCACCATGTTGGACATGGGTGCGCAGATTCGCATCTTGGATCTCGCGGAAAACCTGGTCCGGTTGTCGGGAATGGAGCCGCATCGCGACATTCAGATCGTGTTCACCGGCCTTCGACCGGGCGAGAAGATCGAAGAAGAGCTCATGTCGGCCGTAGAACAGGTTGTACCGACGTCCGCCGAAAAAGTCGGGATCGTACAGAGCGACGAAGTCGACGGCGCGGCGGTGCAACAGACTGTTGAGCGATTGCTCATTGCCGCTAACTGCGACGACGTTCAGGCCTCTCTGGCCTTGCTACGCGAGCTTGTCCCCGAATGTGTGCCTCCATTGATGGGCATAGGGGTTGCCACTCAGGCCAGCGCGCCGCGCACGCGGGAGCGTGTGGCTCGGAATGTTGCCCAGTCCGCTGGGATTGTGTAG
- a CDS encoding polysaccharide biosynthesis tyrosine autokinase — protein sequence MVLAPLDLQQILTMLRRRIWLIVAITALCGGGALWLALTSAPIYEASGTLQLTDTRRALTGGLVDPAENGGGLRPTTDPVLSEVAILTSREVLGQVVDSLPSLRVRTEGFPRQLVTDFSIDTTGPDSARAFALDLSFDSKGVVGTAGGKATRAAYGEVLDVAGTHFAIASNPKTKHGELSVSTRDDAVQRLLSNIKAKPREATNVIDVAYTSSDPVLAQRFVNVLVTVFQQHSVDEAAQAARLRRQFIQTQLQQNDSLLTEARVALSSFRSREKSYSAREKFQAQASDVAKVQDQIEDVQLQQRLYAAVLEQLKAGNGRATLQKLGAALSAQGASASPIVTQQYNDLVKLGSARDSLITLGIAPTNPDVQRIDTLESTGVTRLRSMLEGIQSTLTQRLASLQSRKVTSTDVLASIPASDADEASLTERVQAYQKSADQLRDEFQKARLAEAAEVGSVEIVDKALRPHVPIGTAMSKKILFGLLLGLFFGSGCALVIEHLDRSIRGRDDAEATLQVPGLVVIPRNDNTVLKKRAQAALAAGITGAAHKDKQKPLPERLVTLTNTQSVSAEAYRTLRTKLLFSRALNSLKTIVVTSPFAQDGKSTIAANLATTFAQHGMRTLLIDCDLRRPTQHEIFGVSGRPGLTELLMSDELVPGAGRRTVVENLSLVTAGALPPDPPELVGSSRMRTLLERFAETFDVIVLDSPPVLPVADSAILASLADGVLLVVRAGHTDRRAAQLAVQQLQDVDARVLGAVLNDPNEQVPLYDQYGYATYYGYAARE from the coding sequence ATGGTCCTCGCGCCGCTCGACTTACAGCAGATTCTGACGATGCTTCGGCGCCGGATCTGGTTGATCGTGGCGATCACGGCCCTGTGCGGTGGTGGGGCGCTGTGGCTGGCGCTCACGAGTGCACCGATCTACGAGGCGAGCGGCACGCTGCAGCTCACCGATACTCGCCGCGCGCTCACGGGCGGGCTCGTGGACCCAGCTGAGAATGGGGGCGGCCTTCGGCCGACGACGGACCCCGTCTTGTCCGAAGTGGCAATTCTGACGAGTCGTGAGGTTCTGGGTCAGGTGGTCGATAGCCTACCCAGCCTTCGTGTCCGCACCGAGGGTTTCCCTAGACAGCTGGTAACCGATTTCAGCATCGACACGACAGGGCCGGACTCGGCTCGAGCATTCGCGCTCGATCTTTCGTTCGACTCGAAGGGCGTCGTGGGGACGGCGGGCGGCAAAGCGACGCGCGCTGCGTACGGCGAAGTCTTGGACGTGGCGGGGACGCATTTCGCGATCGCGAGCAATCCGAAAACGAAACACGGGGAGCTCAGTGTCTCGACGCGAGACGACGCGGTGCAGCGGTTACTGAGCAACATCAAGGCGAAGCCTCGCGAGGCCACGAACGTCATCGACGTGGCTTATACGTCGAGCGATCCGGTGCTCGCCCAGCGTTTCGTCAACGTGCTCGTCACGGTCTTCCAGCAGCACAGCGTGGACGAAGCCGCCCAAGCGGCGCGGCTGCGGCGTCAGTTCATTCAGACCCAGCTTCAGCAGAACGACTCGTTGCTGACCGAAGCGCGCGTCGCGTTGAGCTCGTTCCGGTCGCGCGAAAAGTCCTACAGCGCACGGGAGAAGTTCCAAGCACAGGCGTCCGACGTGGCCAAGGTGCAGGATCAGATCGAGGATGTGCAGCTGCAGCAGCGGTTGTACGCCGCGGTATTGGAACAGTTGAAGGCGGGCAACGGCCGCGCGACCCTTCAGAAACTCGGCGCGGCATTGTCGGCGCAGGGTGCGTCGGCGAGTCCGATCGTGACGCAACAGTACAACGACCTGGTCAAGCTCGGCTCGGCGCGCGATTCGCTGATCACGTTAGGCATCGCGCCGACGAACCCCGACGTGCAGCGGATCGACACGCTCGAGTCGACGGGGGTGACGCGCCTGCGGTCGATGCTGGAGGGCATTCAGTCGACGTTGACACAGCGGCTGGCATCGCTCCAGAGCCGCAAGGTAACGAGCACGGACGTGTTGGCGTCGATTCCGGCGTCCGATGCCGACGAGGCGAGTCTAACGGAACGCGTACAGGCGTATCAGAAGAGCGCCGACCAGCTGCGCGACGAGTTCCAGAAGGCGAGACTGGCCGAGGCCGCGGAAGTCGGATCGGTCGAAATTGTCGACAAGGCGTTGCGGCCGCACGTGCCCATTGGCACGGCAATGTCGAAGAAGATTCTGTTTGGCCTGTTGCTCGGCCTCTTCTTCGGATCGGGTTGCGCGCTGGTGATCGAGCACCTGGATCGCTCGATTCGCGGGCGTGACGATGCGGAAGCGACGCTGCAGGTGCCCGGTCTCGTAGTCATTCCGCGCAACGACAACACCGTGCTCAAGAAGCGGGCGCAGGCGGCGCTCGCGGCGGGCATCACAGGCGCCGCGCACAAGGACAAGCAGAAGCCGCTGCCCGAGCGGCTGGTTACGCTGACGAACACACAGTCGGTCAGCGCCGAGGCATATCGGACCCTGCGTACGAAGCTGCTGTTCTCGCGTGCACTGAACTCGCTCAAGACGATCGTAGTGACGAGTCCCTTCGCGCAGGACGGGAAGTCGACCATTGCGGCGAATCTGGCGACGACGTTCGCGCAGCACGGGATGCGGACGCTGCTCATCGACTGCGATCTGCGTCGCCCGACCCAGCACGAGATCTTCGGTGTGTCGGGGCGTCCTGGCCTAACGGAGCTGCTGATGTCCGACGAGCTGGTGCCGGGCGCGGGCCGGCGGACCGTCGTCGAGAATTTGTCGCTCGTCACCGCGGGGGCGTTGCCGCCCGATCCTCCGGAGCTCGTTGGGAGTTCCCGCATGCGCACGCTGCTCGAGCGCTTTGCCGAAACCTTCGATGTGATCGTGCTCGACAGCCCGCCGGTCCTGCCGGTGGCCGACTCGGCGATCCTGGCGTCGCTGGCGGATGGCGTCCTGCTCGTGGTGCGGGCCGGTCACACGGATCGCCGTGCGGCGCAGCTGGCGGTGCAGCAGCTCCAGGACGTCGACGCGCGAGTGCTGGGCGCGGTGCTCAATGACCCGAATGAGCAGGTGCCGCTGTACGATCAGTACGGCTACGCGACGTATTACGGATACGCCGCGAGGGAGTGA
- a CDS encoding serine/threonine-protein kinase: protein MNAPAKTCPQCGQTYDFEQRFCPRDGSTLRAPAGSNLVGSVLADRYHIVRRIGEGGMGQVYLAEHVKMRRRSAVKVLHQGMVNDPDAIARFNREASNASQIQHPNVAAIYDFGETDDGLIYLAMEFIDGEPLRKVIERQGALPAAQAADITRQVADALDAAHEMGIIHRDLKPDNIMIARGRSGEDVAKVVDFGIAKATSGDDQKVTRTGLAIGTPEYMSPEQLSGDALDNRTDIYSLGLVAFNMLTGQLPFPAVSSREAMIARLTERPRTLAEIKDDVAWPPELQTVMDRALASQPQERYARAGDFGRGLVRAVDAMPESALSSTGTLAIAVPHPNAPTVQRPVPKPPATVPVPTPAAPRQPGRRPTPLIAGAPTQVDGTGAGRVVLTAFIALAVIVGGGATWYIFNSRGKPAVSPAATTAVASPNATSPNASAPNASAPNAAKSGPAAAATLAARDSAHHDSARGRADSSSAKQLAATAASPPATAPSSTGAASNAGATSAESASVDAGPPPADLDSVLAPIRDNIEVGRSRMADGEYEGARVRFAQADDQIRQLGKPYAATTQAVALRRDLSHAVDANRAACRAEKQVDERRGQTGPDCP from the coding sequence GTGAACGCCCCCGCCAAGACCTGCCCGCAATGCGGTCAGACGTATGACTTCGAGCAGCGCTTCTGCCCGCGCGATGGCTCGACACTGCGCGCGCCCGCTGGCAGCAACCTGGTGGGCTCCGTGCTCGCCGATCGCTATCACATTGTTCGGCGCATCGGCGAAGGCGGGATGGGCCAGGTGTATCTCGCCGAGCATGTGAAGATGCGCCGGCGCAGCGCCGTGAAAGTGCTGCACCAGGGCATGGTCAACGACCCCGACGCGATCGCCCGCTTCAACCGCGAAGCCTCCAACGCGAGCCAGATCCAGCACCCGAACGTCGCCGCCATCTACGATTTCGGTGAAACCGACGACGGTCTCATCTACCTCGCCATGGAGTTCATCGATGGCGAGCCGCTGCGCAAAGTCATCGAGCGGCAAGGCGCACTCCCGGCGGCCCAGGCGGCCGACATCACGCGACAGGTCGCCGACGCGCTCGACGCCGCGCACGAAATGGGCATCATCCACCGCGATCTCAAGCCCGACAACATCATGATCGCGCGCGGCCGCAGCGGAGAAGATGTCGCCAAGGTGGTCGACTTCGGCATCGCCAAGGCGACGAGCGGCGACGACCAGAAAGTCACGCGCACCGGCCTCGCCATCGGCACGCCCGAATACATGTCGCCCGAGCAGTTGTCCGGCGACGCCCTGGACAACCGCACCGACATCTATTCGTTAGGCCTGGTCGCGTTCAACATGCTCACGGGCCAGCTGCCCTTCCCGGCGGTGTCGTCCCGCGAAGCCATGATCGCCCGCCTAACGGAACGCCCGCGCACCCTGGCCGAAATCAAGGACGATGTCGCGTGGCCGCCCGAGCTCCAGACCGTCATGGATCGGGCGTTGGCCAGCCAGCCGCAGGAACGCTATGCCCGCGCCGGAGACTTCGGACGCGGTCTCGTCCGCGCCGTCGACGCCATGCCCGAGAGCGCCCTCTCGAGTACCGGCACACTCGCGATCGCCGTTCCGCACCCGAATGCACCTACCGTGCAGCGGCCGGTCCCCAAACCGCCTGCCACGGTGCCGGTGCCCACGCCGGCTGCTCCTCGCCAGCCCGGACGCCGGCCGACACCGCTCATCGCGGGTGCGCCAACGCAGGTCGACGGAACCGGCGCTGGCCGCGTCGTGCTCACCGCGTTCATCGCCTTGGCCGTGATCGTCGGCGGCGGCGCCACGTGGTACATCTTCAACTCGCGCGGAAAGCCCGCGGTATCGCCCGCGGCCACCACTGCCGTCGCATCCCCGAACGCGACGTCGCCCAACGCGTCGGCGCCCAACGCGTCGGCGCCCAACGCCGCCAAGTCTGGCCCGGCGGCGGCGGCTACGCTTGCCGCGAGAGACAGCGCCCATCACGACTCCGCACGCGGGCGCGCCGACTCCTCCAGCGCCAAACAGCTCGCCGCAACCGCTGCGAGCCCGCCGGCGACGGCGCCTTCGTCCACTGGCGCAGCGTCCAACGCTGGAGCAACGTCCGCCGAATCTGCCTCGGTCGACGCCGGACCACCGCCCGCGGATCTCGATTCGGTTCTCGCGCCGATCCGCGACAACATCGAGGTCGGTCGGTCTCGCATGGCCGACGGCGAGTACGAAGGCGCACGCGTCCGATTCGCCCAAGCCGACGACCAGATCCGCCAACTCGGCAAACCATATGCGGCGACCACTCAGGCCGTCGCGCTCCGCCGCGATCTTTCACACGCTGTCGACGCCAACCGCGCCGCCTGCCGCGCCGAGAAGCAAGTCGACGAGCGGCGCGGCCAGACCGGGCCGGATTGCCCCTGA
- a CDS encoding DegT/DnrJ/EryC1/StrS aminotransferase family protein, translating to MTSIATYREAAAVRRAGRTGVYVPRSEFLAFSPPVVGEEEILEVVDTLRSDWLTTGPKTRRFEHDFADYLGAAGALALNSCTAGLHTALVALGIEAGDEVITTPMTFASTVNVIEHVRARPVLVDVEPDTMNIDPRAIECAITPRTRAILPVHFAGHPADLDAIGEIASENGLFVIEDAAHALPAFYKGRRIGSGANPTAFSFYATKNLTTAEGGMLTGSADFLDRARPISLHGMSKDALTRYAKGGSWQYDIVEPGFKYNMTDIQAAMGLCQLRKLDQFDCRRREIASTYSAAFAGEDALEVPVERSDVRHAWHLYTLRLHPEVLTINRDRFIEELAERNIGTSVHFIPIHMHGYYRNRYGYECGDYPVAESNFERVLSLPLNPRLSAHDVEDVVEAVLDVVRTFRR from the coding sequence GTGACGAGCATCGCCACGTATCGCGAGGCCGCGGCCGTTAGGCGCGCGGGCCGCACCGGCGTCTACGTGCCGCGATCCGAGTTCCTTGCGTTTTCGCCGCCCGTGGTGGGCGAAGAAGAGATTCTGGAAGTGGTGGACACGCTTCGCTCGGACTGGCTGACCACCGGTCCGAAGACCCGCCGTTTCGAGCACGATTTTGCGGACTACCTCGGTGCTGCCGGCGCCCTTGCGCTCAACTCATGCACGGCGGGATTGCATACGGCGCTGGTCGCGTTAGGCATCGAGGCCGGTGACGAAGTGATCACGACGCCGATGACGTTCGCGTCGACGGTGAACGTCATCGAACACGTGCGCGCGCGTCCGGTGCTCGTCGATGTCGAGCCGGATACGATGAACATCGATCCGCGCGCCATCGAGTGTGCGATCACGCCGAGAACGCGTGCGATTCTTCCAGTGCACTTCGCCGGGCATCCAGCCGATCTCGATGCGATCGGCGAGATCGCGTCGGAGAACGGTCTCTTCGTGATCGAAGATGCGGCGCATGCACTGCCGGCGTTCTACAAGGGACGGCGGATCGGTTCGGGCGCGAATCCGACGGCGTTCAGTTTTTACGCAACGAAGAACCTGACGACGGCGGAAGGCGGGATGCTCACGGGCAGCGCGGATTTTCTCGATCGCGCCCGGCCGATCAGCCTGCACGGGATGTCGAAAGATGCGCTCACGCGGTATGCGAAGGGCGGCAGCTGGCAATACGACATCGTGGAGCCCGGCTTCAAGTACAACATGACGGACATCCAGGCCGCAATGGGACTGTGCCAATTGCGGAAGCTCGACCAGTTCGATTGTCGGCGCCGCGAAATCGCGTCGACCTACAGCGCGGCGTTCGCAGGCGAAGATGCACTCGAGGTGCCGGTGGAGCGTTCCGACGTTCGGCACGCGTGGCACCTGTATACGCTGCGGTTGCATCCCGAGGTCCTCACCATCAATCGCGACCGGTTCATCGAGGAGCTGGCCGAGCGAAACATCGGCACGTCGGTGCATTTCATCCCGATTCACATGCATGGCTACTACCGCAATCGCTACGGCTACGAATGCGGCGATTACCCGGTGGCCGAGTCGAACTTCGAGCGCGTGTTGAGCCTGCCGCTGAATCCTCGGTTGTCGGCGCATGATGTCGAGGACGTCGTCGAGGCGGTGCTGGACGTCGTTCGCACATTTCGTCGTTGA
- a CDS encoding trypsin-like peptidase domain-containing protein, producing the protein MLLALPGLPALAHAQAANAYSLSDIVDLVKNKVPSKRVLALAKENCVSFSFDDDAKSKLRRAGASTSLITDLSSVCGPDNPKPTAADSAKAAPPPAPVAVAPPPDTTFPVKIRVAVVGTDLTVRPVPQMDLYVIGPQGDTTRMSTDLDGSAGGSFKDGVYRVESARSVTIGNERYRWAFYQTFAKDMRTIELTQKNAMIDTIAAAAAPAATTTPAGAAGTSTPAASPGPDSAQPAATAGPTDSAAAPKTPVKPVRHENVERDIFDKYKSGVFTVFGAGRGTGFLVDSTGLVVTNAHLVKGADEVRVQIDSATKVYAKPLVTDDAKDIAVLAINMSHCSTCAVLPLFDSSKSTAPVAGDRVLALGSPINRLSVLSIGIVSSADDHAIVSDAGVNWLNTGGPLINLDGYVIALNSTRESQLALADVSAGPRVASSVPVASVADAVQRARTALSALGANAPTDSLLPVLPPDPFPKAPIDAVSALPRLDLDVYRTGGGPFRVLVMTPQVMAWRQAQADKALAARKHDDPRKTAQWRRIDPIEGWRDWRDYLDDRRAVIVVNVMPEAAAFPFYDADKIQNIDAGNFKSMVITRDGVPIVPVEKVRIPAVLNVDEMRASGRQVPMQGIYVYRIRDFAPRAVGTTATYAVRIVDAAQPDKPVTIPIQPALIEQLWKDFTPYRFP; encoded by the coding sequence TTGCTGTTAGCGCTGCCCGGCCTGCCGGCGCTCGCGCACGCCCAAGCCGCCAACGCCTACTCACTGTCCGACATCGTCGACCTCGTCAAGAACAAGGTCCCGAGCAAACGCGTCCTGGCCCTGGCCAAGGAGAATTGCGTCTCATTCAGCTTCGACGACGACGCCAAGAGCAAGCTGCGTCGCGCCGGCGCGAGCACGTCGCTGATCACTGACCTCTCGTCCGTCTGCGGCCCCGACAATCCGAAGCCCACTGCCGCCGACAGCGCGAAAGCGGCACCGCCTCCGGCGCCCGTCGCCGTCGCGCCGCCGCCCGACACGACCTTCCCCGTGAAGATCCGCGTTGCCGTCGTCGGTACCGATCTCACGGTGCGGCCGGTGCCGCAGATGGATCTCTACGTCATCGGTCCCCAGGGCGATACCACGCGCATGTCCACCGATCTGGACGGCTCGGCCGGCGGATCGTTCAAGGATGGCGTTTATCGCGTCGAGAGCGCGCGCAGCGTCACCATCGGCAACGAACGGTATCGCTGGGCGTTCTACCAGACGTTCGCGAAGGACATGCGGACGATCGAGCTCACGCAGAAGAACGCGATGATCGATACGATCGCCGCGGCCGCGGCCCCCGCCGCAACCACCACGCCCGCGGGCGCCGCGGGCACGAGCACGCCGGCCGCATCCCCCGGTCCCGACAGTGCGCAACCCGCCGCGACCGCCGGGCCCACGGACAGCGCGGCCGCGCCCAAGACGCCGGTCAAGCCCGTTAGGCACGAAAACGTCGAGCGCGACATTTTTGACAAATACAAGAGCGGCGTGTTCACCGTGTTCGGCGCCGGGCGCGGCACCGGCTTCCTGGTGGACTCGACGGGCCTCGTCGTGACCAACGCCCACCTCGTCAAAGGCGCCGATGAAGTGCGCGTGCAGATCGACTCGGCCACCAAGGTGTACGCGAAACCGCTCGTCACCGACGACGCGAAAGACATCGCCGTCCTCGCCATCAACATGAGCCATTGCAGCACGTGCGCCGTGCTGCCGCTGTTCGACAGCAGCAAGAGCACCGCGCCCGTCGCCGGCGATCGCGTGCTCGCGCTCGGCTCTCCGATCAACCGGCTGTCGGTGCTGTCCATCGGCATCGTGAGCTCCGCCGACGATCACGCGATCGTGAGCGATGCCGGCGTGAATTGGCTCAACACCGGCGGCCCGCTCATCAATCTCGATGGCTACGTGATTGCGTTGAACAGCACCCGAGAGAGCCAGCTGGCGCTCGCGGATGTGAGCGCCGGACCGCGCGTCGCATCGTCGGTCCCGGTTGCGTCCGTGGCCGATGCGGTGCAGCGCGCGCGCACCGCGCTGTCTGCGTTAGGCGCAAACGCGCCGACCGATTCGCTCTTGCCGGTGCTTCCTCCCGATCCCTTCCCCAAGGCGCCGATCGATGCGGTGAGCGCGCTGCCGCGCCTCGACCTCGATGTGTATCGCACCGGCGGCGGTCCGTTCCGCGTGTTGGTGATGACGCCGCAGGTCATGGCGTGGCGCCAGGCCCAGGCGGACAAGGCGCTCGCCGCGCGCAAACACGATGACCCGCGCAAGACCGCGCAGTGGCGGCGGATCGATCCCATCGAAGGGTGGCGCGACTGGCGCGATTATCTCGATGATCGGCGCGCCGTCATCGTCGTGAACGTGATGCCCGAAGCGGCCGCCTTCCCGTTCTACGACGCGGACAAGATTCAGAACATCGATGCGGGGAACTTCAAGTCGATGGTGATCACGCGCGACGGTGTCCCCATCGTCCCGGTGGAGAAGGTGCGGATCCCCGCGGTGCTCAATGTCGATGAGATGCGCGCGAGCGGACGCCAGGTGCCCATGCAGGGCATTTACGTGTACCGGATCCGCGACTTCGCGCCGCGCGCCGTGGGAACGACCGCGACGTACGCCGTGCGTATCGTCGATGCCGCGCAGCCGGACAAACCCGTCACCATTCCCATCCAGCCTGCCCTGATCGAGCAGCTCTGGAAGGACTTCACACCCTACCGCTTCCCGTGA
- a CDS encoding glycosyltransferase family 2 protein — protein MTDRGQDIEQTPLVSVVIPCRNERDFIEPCLASLLAAPYPADRLEILVIDGMSDDGTRDRLAAYAASHPAVRVLDNPKRITPAALNVGIANAHGEVIMRADAHTIYPASYIPSLVRWLLKSGADNVGGLWITEPGGTSAVARSIAAALAHPAGVGNAHYRVGIDEPRWVDTVPFGCYRRDVFDRIGMFDEDLIRNQDDELNFRLTRAGGRILLVPDVECRYRARESLGKLWRTYYQYGYYKPLVARKSGGVSSWRQLVPPAFAALVIAAAILAVVVPKRAGVLAGVVAIYLVALLSVSMDIARRGGLRVALLSPAAFAVLHFSYGLGYLHGAIAFLVFQRASARQSVRLSRLTR, from the coding sequence GTGACGGACCGAGGGCAGGACATCGAGCAGACGCCGCTCGTCAGCGTGGTCATTCCGTGCCGGAACGAGCGCGATTTCATCGAGCCGTGTCTGGCCTCACTGTTGGCTGCGCCGTATCCGGCCGACCGCCTCGAGATCCTGGTGATCGATGGGATGAGCGATGATGGGACGCGCGACCGGCTGGCTGCGTACGCCGCATCTCATCCCGCAGTACGCGTACTCGACAATCCGAAGCGGATCACGCCGGCGGCACTCAACGTCGGGATCGCGAATGCGCACGGTGAGGTGATCATGCGCGCGGATGCGCACACGATTTACCCGGCGTCGTACATCCCATCGCTCGTGCGATGGCTGCTGAAGAGCGGCGCCGACAATGTCGGGGGGCTGTGGATAACGGAGCCTGGCGGAACGAGCGCCGTGGCTCGAAGCATTGCGGCGGCGTTGGCGCATCCAGCGGGCGTCGGCAACGCGCACTACCGCGTGGGAATCGATGAGCCGCGCTGGGTGGACACAGTGCCCTTCGGCTGCTACCGGCGGGACGTCTTCGATCGTATCGGGATGTTCGACGAGGACCTGATCCGGAATCAGGACGACGAGCTCAATTTCCGCCTAACGCGTGCCGGCGGCCGAATCCTGCTCGTGCCGGACGTCGAGTGCCGCTATCGGGCGCGAGAGTCGCTCGGAAAGCTTTGGCGCACATACTACCAGTACGGCTACTACAAGCCCCTGGTGGCTCGGAAATCGGGCGGCGTTTCGAGCTGGCGCCAGCTGGTTCCACCCGCATTCGCCGCGTTGGTCATCGCGGCGGCGATTCTCGCGGTGGTCGTACCGAAACGTGCCGGTGTTCTCGCCGGGGTTGTTGCGATCTATTTGGTTGCGCTGCTTTCCGTCTCGATGGACATCGCCCGCCGGGGCGGCCTCCGAGTCGCCTTGCTCTCCCCGGCAGCGTTCGCGGTGCTGCATTTTTCCTACGGGCTCGGCTACCTGCACGGCGCGATCGCCTTCCTGGTCTTCCAGCGTGCGTCGGCGCGGCAGTCGGTCCGGCTGAGCCGCCTAACGAGATAG